Proteins from a single region of Juglans microcarpa x Juglans regia isolate MS1-56 chromosome 5S, Jm3101_v1.0, whole genome shotgun sequence:
- the LOC121267008 gene encoding aquaporin TIP1-1, with translation MPIRNIAVGRPQEATHPEALKAALAEFISTLIFVFAGEGSGMAFNKLTDNGSTTPAGLVAASLAHAFGLFVAVSVSANISGGHVNPAVTFGAFVGGNITLLRGILYWIAQLLGSTVACLLLKFSTGGLTTSAFSLSAGVSVWNAFIFEIVMTFGLVYTVYATAIDPKKGSLGIIAPIAIGFIVGANILAGGAFDGASMNPAVSFGPALVSWSWENHWVYWAGPLIGAGIAGIVYELLFISHTHEQLPPTDY, from the exons ATGCCGATCCGGAACATTGCTGTGGGTAGGCCCCAAGAGGCTACTCACCCGGAAGCCTTGAAGGCTGCGTTGGCCGAGTTCATCTCTACGCTCATTTTCGTGTTTGCCGGCGAAGGATCCGGCATGGCCTTCAACAAGCTCACAGACAACGGCTCCACTACCCCAGCTGGGCTTGTGGCTGCTTCCCTAGCCCACGCTTTCGGTCTTTTCGTCGCGGTCTCGGTCTCCGCCAATATCTCTGGTGGCCATGTCAACCCGGCTGTCACCTTTGGCGCCTTCGTAGGTGGTAACATCACCCTCTTGCGTGGCATCCTCTACTGGATTGCCCAGCTCCTCGGATCCACCGTTGCTTGCCTGCTTCTTAAGTTCTCCACCGGCGGCTTG ACCACCAGTGCTTTCTCTCTGTCCGCAGGAGTGAGCGTTTGGAACGCCTTCATCTTCGAGATCGTAATGACGTTTGGTTTAGTTTACACAGTCTACGCCACCGCTATTGATCCAAAGAAAGGTAGTTTGGGAATCATCGCCCCCATAGCAATCGGTTTCATCGTGGGAGCTAATATTCTGGCAGGCGGTGCGTTCGACGGAGCTTCAATGAACCCGGCCGTGTCGTTTGGGCCCGCCCTAGTGAGCTGGTCCTGGGAGAACCACTGGGTCTACTGGGCAGGGCCTCTCATCGGCGCTGGGATCGCCGGAATAGTGTACGAGTTATTATTCATAAGCCACACTCACGAGCAGCTGCCCCCCACAGACTACTGA